The Coleofasciculaceae cyanobacterium genome includes a window with the following:
- the modA gene encoding molybdate ABC transporter substrate-binding protein, with amino-acid sequence MKKTILTFLGLLIISFLLVVNFGQINLFHSTTFAQSSQPIDLTVSAAASLQDALEAIKPIYEEKTEVSITYNFGSSGSLQQQIEQGAPVDVFVSAAAKQMNALEEKNLLLPGTRRDLLKNQMVLIVPKNNTTIKSFEDLGTDALTQIALGEPESVPAGKYAQEILTSLGILDAVKPKAVYGKDVRQVLNYVATGNVDAGIVYLSDTKVSDDIKVVVTAPEDTHSSIVYPIAVLQDSANLEAAKKLENFLFTPEAKTIFEQYGFISLNS; translated from the coding sequence ATGAAAAAAACTATTTTGACTTTTTTAGGTTTGTTAATTATTTCATTTCTATTAGTAGTTAATTTTGGTCAAATCAACCTTTTTCATTCAACTACTTTTGCTCAATCCAGCCAACCAATAGATTTAACTGTTTCAGCAGCAGCTAGTTTGCAAGATGCCCTCGAAGCAATCAAACCGATTTATGAAGAAAAGACAGAAGTAAGTATTACGTATAATTTTGGTTCTTCTGGTTCGCTACAGCAACAAATCGAACAAGGTGCGCCTGTAGACGTTTTTGTTTCTGCTGCTGCCAAGCAAATGAATGCTTTAGAAGAAAAAAATCTCTTATTGCCTGGAACTCGAAGAGATTTGCTTAAAAACCAAATGGTTTTAATCGTACCGAAAAACAACACAACTATTAAAAGCTTTGAAGACTTAGGCACAGATGCTTTAACTCAAATTGCTTTAGGCGAACCAGAAAGCGTTCCTGCGGGTAAATATGCCCAGGAAATCTTAACCTCCTTGGGAATTCTTGATGCAGTAAAACCAAAAGCAGTTTACGGTAAGGATGTGCGACAAGTACTAAATTATGTAGCTACAGGAAACGTCGATGCAGGGATTGTTTATCTTAGTGATACTAAAGTTTCTGACGACATAAAAGTAGTTGTCACTGCGCCTGAAGATACTCACTCTTCCATAGTTTATCCGATCGCAGTTCTGCAAGATAGTGCCAATCTAGAAGCAGCCAAAAAATTAGAAAATTTTCTTTTTACTCCTGAAGCTAAAACTATTTTTGAACAATATGGTTTTATTTCTCTTAATAGTTAA
- a CDS encoding PhoH family protein has translation MTEKSQTIYLSDSQSAIALAGSNEQNLKLLSRHTGATLVLRGLDLLIKGQIKAVERCAKAIRTLEPLWSMGKTLYEPDILTAFQAIDTDRTEEYSDLQKNVLARTKKGEVIRAKTFKQKQYIKAIQQHDVTFAIGPAGTGKTFLAAVLAVKALLSDECDRIILTRPAVEAGEKLGFLPGDLQEKVNPFLRPLYDALYEFIDAEKVPDLMERGKIEVAPLAYMRGRTLKDAFVIVDEAQNTTPAQLKMVLTRLGFGSKMVVTGDITQTDLPSNQDSGLIVSRRILRHVEGIAFCELTQADVVRHPLVQKIVAAYERYDK, from the coding sequence ATGACAGAAAAGTCTCAAACTATCTATTTGTCCGACAGCCAAAGCGCGATCGCCTTAGCCGGAAGCAACGAACAGAATCTTAAATTGCTATCTCGCCATACAGGAGCAACCTTGGTGCTGCGGGGACTAGATTTACTCATCAAAGGTCAGATAAAAGCCGTTGAACGATGCGCCAAAGCGATTAGAACTTTAGAGCCGTTGTGGTCTATGGGCAAAACTTTATATGAGCCTGATATTTTGACTGCCTTTCAGGCGATCGATACTGACAGAACCGAAGAATATAGCGACTTACAAAAGAACGTCCTAGCTCGTACCAAGAAAGGCGAAGTAATTCGAGCTAAAACTTTTAAACAAAAGCAATATATTAAAGCAATCCAGCAACACGACGTTACTTTCGCTATTGGCCCGGCGGGAACAGGTAAAACTTTCCTAGCTGCGGTATTGGCAGTCAAGGCTTTACTTAGTGATGAATGTGACCGAATCATTCTGACTCGTCCTGCGGTAGAAGCTGGAGAAAAGCTGGGGTTTCTGCCAGGAGATTTACAAGAAAAGGTAAATCCCTTTTTACGTCCTTTGTATGACGCACTGTATGAATTTATTGATGCTGAAAAAGTCCCTGACCTAATGGAGAGAGGAAAAATAGAGGTTGCGCCCTTAGCATACATGCGGGGACGCACTTTGAAAGATGCTTTTGTGATCGTGGATGAGGCACAAAATACGACTCCTGCTCAATTAAAAATGGTGCTAACTCGTCTGGGCTTTGGTTCTAAAATGGTAGTGACAGGTGATATTACTCAAACTGATTTACCTTCTAATCAAGATTCTGGTTTAATTGTCTCACGCAGAATTTTACGTCATGTCGAAGGGATTGCTTTTTGTGAGCTAACTCAAGCAGACGTAGTACGTCATCCTCTGGTGCAGAAGATAGTAGCTGCTTATGAGCGATATGATAAGTAG
- a CDS encoding CPBP family intramembrane glutamic endopeptidase, with protein sequence MANPNNPELEPLSRTQILVFMGVTAVLLLAIAKVWQKLGAVELLSVRFTTQALLWSVALAIGITLTSGVIYRLWPAYRRSADVYLELVIKPLMWTDIIWLGLLPGLSEELLFRGVMLPALGLNLTAVLISSILFGVLHLSGNNQWPYVVWATIVGFALGYCALVTGNLVVPVVAHIITNLVSGSLWKVSHWQKQQAGSNLDD encoded by the coding sequence GTGGCAAATCCTAACAATCCCGAACTTGAACCCCTTAGTCGTACCCAAATTCTCGTATTTATGGGTGTCACCGCCGTATTATTATTAGCGATCGCCAAAGTTTGGCAAAAACTAGGAGCAGTTGAGTTATTATCCGTACGGTTTACTACTCAAGCTCTATTGTGGAGTGTGGCTCTAGCAATAGGTATTACCCTGACAAGTGGGGTAATTTATCGCCTGTGGCCTGCATATCGGCGTAGTGCTGATGTTTACTTAGAATTGGTGATTAAACCTTTGATGTGGACTGACATAATTTGGCTGGGACTATTGCCAGGTTTAAGTGAAGAACTATTGTTTCGGGGAGTAATGCTACCTGCTTTAGGTTTAAATCTGACTGCGGTGTTGATTTCCAGTATTCTCTTTGGAGTTTTGCACCTTAGTGGTAATAATCAATGGCCCTATGTAGTTTGGGCAACGATTGTCGGTTTTGCTTTAGGATACTGTGCCTTAGTTACGGGAAATTTAGTTGTGCCTGTAGTTGCTCATATAATTACTAATTTGGTTTCTGGTTCTCTGTGGAAAGTCAGCCACTGGCAGAAACAACAGGCAGGTTCTAATTTAGATGATTAA
- a CDS encoding response regulator transcription factor has protein sequence MINVLVVDDQNLNQRLIGTYLKSEPEIRIIGFAENGQQAIEKVSRLQPDVIIMNLEMPKMDGLTATKIITQRFVQAKILILTVHDNEQHLSKALKNGAKGYLLKTTTAQELKNAIYYANQGYFQLSIELTEKYLQKIVRVDSEFGEISEVKRKVNYLDKTLRKLEEKVNKIQSTGLEVKIERKIAEVLQKEMSLLRDRDSHLQFKVDRLKYNQERLEQNVKYLFKIQIGCIVTMLLIVSYLIFSSLS, from the coding sequence ATGATTAACGTTCTTGTTGTTGACGATCAAAATTTAAATCAGAGGCTAATAGGAACGTATTTAAAATCTGAACCAGAAATTAGAATAATCGGTTTCGCAGAAAATGGTCAGCAGGCAATTGAAAAGGTTTCTCGTCTACAGCCAGACGTAATTATCATGAATTTAGAAATGCCCAAAATGGATGGTTTGACAGCTACCAAAATCATCACGCAAAGGTTTGTACAAGCGAAGATTTTAATCTTAACGGTTCATGATAATGAGCAGCATTTAAGCAAGGCATTAAAAAATGGCGCGAAAGGATATCTCCTCAAAACTACTACAGCTCAAGAACTTAAAAATGCTATTTATTATGCAAATCAGGGTTACTTCCAGCTAAGTATAGAATTAACTGAAAAGTATCTTCAAAAGATTGTTAGAGTTGATTCGGAATTTGGGGAAATTTCTGAGGTAAAAAGAAAAGTAAACTATCTGGATAAAACTTTAAGGAAATTAGAGGAAAAGGTTAATAAAATTCAATCAACTGGTCTTGAAGTCAAAATAGAGCGCAAAATCGCAGAAGTGCTCCAAAAAGAAATGTCATTATTGAGAGATCGTGATTCTCATCTTCAATTTAAAGTCGATCGCCTGAAATATAATCAAGAACGTTTAGAACAAAACGTAAAATATCTGTTTAAAATTCAAATAGGCTGTATTGTTACTATGTTGCTGATAGTTTCATACCTAATTTTTTCTAGCTTGAGCTAA
- a CDS encoding sulfite exporter TauE/SafE family protein, with the protein MKSLWQKYHFHLAFAIAIPIAILGGLMGLGGAEFRLPVLASYLGYSARQAVPLNLAISLVTIVFSLLIRSKTLAIDSLIPNQQILLSLIAGAGISAWLGASWARKISNEQLEKIILVFLVSIGLALIVEAFLPEALPAIVPVVLLLQILVGIICGLAIGLVSSLLGVAGGELIIPTLIFGFGLDIKTAGTASLIVSLPTVITGIVRYAQKQAYSDRPAFKNTIIPMSLGSMIGAIFGGMLVGIISAKLLKLILGSILIISAFKVFNSLKKHD; encoded by the coding sequence ATGAAATCTTTGTGGCAAAAATATCATTTTCACCTCGCCTTTGCTATAGCTATTCCTATTGCAATTTTAGGTGGATTAATGGGTTTGGGTGGTGCAGAATTTCGCTTACCAGTCTTAGCCAGTTATTTAGGTTATTCTGCCCGTCAAGCAGTACCTTTAAATTTAGCCATTAGTTTAGTAACAATTGTTTTCTCCCTGTTGATTCGTAGTAAAACACTAGCTATAGATTCTCTAATACCGAATCAACAAATACTATTATCTTTAATTGCTGGTGCGGGAATTTCCGCTTGGTTGGGCGCAAGTTGGGCGAGAAAGATTTCTAATGAACAGTTAGAAAAAATTATTTTAGTATTTTTAGTTTCCATTGGTTTGGCTTTAATTGTAGAAGCTTTTTTACCAGAAGCTTTACCCGCAATTGTTCCAGTAGTTTTATTGTTACAAATTCTAGTCGGAATCATCTGCGGTTTAGCAATTGGCTTAGTTAGTAGCTTACTGGGAGTAGCAGGAGGGGAATTAATCATTCCCACGCTGATTTTTGGTTTTGGTTTAGATATTAAAACCGCAGGTACGGCAAGTCTAATTGTTAGTTTGCCGACAGTAATTACTGGTATTGTTCGTTATGCCCAGAAACAAGCTTATAGCGATCGCCCTGCCTTCAAAAACACCATCATCCCGATGAGTTTGGGTTCGATGATTGGCGCAATTTTCGGAGGAATGCTAGTGGGAATAATCTCCGCCAAATTACTAAAACTAATTTTGGGTTCAATTTTAATCATTTCTGCCTTTAAAGTCTTTAATTCCCTCAAAAAGCATGATTAA
- a CDS encoding DUF3326 domain-containing protein — MSTFTVVLIVPTGVGAAIGGYAGDALPVARAIAEISDRLITHPNVLNGAQLYWPLENTYYVEGYGLDRFAAKEWGLRPVRQNKVGLLLDRGIEPELRLRQLQAADATRATLGLNLTDYVVTDAPLEVELRTADSGASWGTIGNPGSLLRAAQKLITQGGAEAIAVVARFPDDDRSVELQNYRHGSGVDHLAGAEAVISHLIVRHFQIPAAHAPALGPLKVDPQVSPRAAAEELGYTFLPCVLVGLSRAPQFITTQSHSSEAIWSESVDVAIIPYNACGGSAILSMANSKTQIIAVSNNSTQIQVPPEPLGIKVTKVNSYLEALGILAARRAGIDFRVLNPSISSLRCL; from the coding sequence ATGTCAACATTTACTGTTGTTCTGATTGTTCCCACAGGAGTCGGTGCAGCTATCGGTGGTTATGCGGGAGATGCGCTTCCTGTAGCTAGGGCGATCGCCGAAATTAGCGATCGCCTGATTACCCACCCTAATGTGCTCAATGGCGCACAGCTTTATTGGCCGTTAGAAAATACCTATTATGTTGAGGGCTATGGCTTAGATCGTTTTGCTGCCAAAGAGTGGGGATTGCGTCCCGTAAGGCAAAACAAGGTGGGTTTACTATTAGATCGGGGCATTGAACCAGAATTACGTCTACGGCAGCTCCAGGCTGCTGATGCCACCAGAGCTACCTTGGGGCTGAATTTAACCGACTATGTAGTTACCGATGCTCCTTTAGAAGTAGAATTACGTACTGCCGATTCTGGGGCAAGTTGGGGCACAATTGGCAATCCTGGCAGCTTACTAAGGGCTGCCCAGAAGCTAATCACTCAGGGGGGTGCAGAAGCAATTGCTGTAGTTGCTCGTTTTCCCGATGATGATCGGAGTGTGGAGCTACAAAACTACCGTCATGGTTCAGGGGTAGATCATTTAGCTGGGGCAGAAGCAGTTATATCGCATTTAATTGTGCGCCACTTTCAGATTCCTGCTGCTCACGCTCCCGCACTTGGACCTTTGAAGGTCGATCCTCAGGTATCGCCTCGCGCTGCTGCTGAAGAATTAGGCTATACTTTTCTTCCCTGTGTGCTGGTAGGTCTAAGTCGCGCTCCACAGTTTATTACAACTCAATCTCACTCGTCTGAAGCGATCTGGTCGGAATCGGTAGATGTGGCGATCATTCCTTATAATGCCTGTGGCGGTAGTGCTATCCTAAGCATGGCTAATTCAAAAACTCAAATTATTGCCGTAAGTAACAACTCAACCCAAATACAAGTTCCTCCCGAACCTTTGGGCATTAAAGTAACTAAGGTTAATTCTTATTTAGAAGCTCTGGGCATTTTAGCTGCTCGTCGCGCTGGTATTGATTTTCGAGTCTTAAATCCTTCTATATCTTCTCTTCGTTGCTTATAA
- the modB gene encoding molybdate ABC transporter permease subunit, which translates to MINLDLSPMWISLKTAITATAIAFFLGIIAARWMLGYRGKAKSVIEGFLIAPLVLPPTVIGFLLLLLFGKNGFLGQFLKLFNFTVIFTWYATAIAATVVAFPLMYKTTLGAFKQIDENFLACARTLGASEWRIFWQIMLPLAKPGLIAGALLSFARALGEFGATLMLAGSIPGKTQTIPIAIFFAAESGAMDEALLWVLIILTISLGVIIAVNYWTESKGAKWSNEALKNKKRSKKDIYRSIAQILSILVQKPYFCARQRSYPLPQYPIELTVDIQKQLRDFFLDVSFAANQTPLGLLGASGAGKSTIVRCIAGLETPDRGRIVLNGKVLFDSEQNVNLPPRDRACGFLFQNYALFPHLTVAENIAFGISQGTSSSIIKQEVAKQLLALDLPDLGNCYPGELSGGQQQRVALARAKASKPEILLLDEPFSALDTYLRDKQEKLLQKTLITYQGVTLFITHNLEEAYRVCSNLLIVDEGKTIAYDSKHNIFEHSPNFRVAQLTNCKNFSRAVAISGQTIQALDWNCTLEVIEPPSASLAYLGIRAHQILFDDTNTEANTFPCWLASISETQHRMTLYIKLHHAAISPDDYHLQAEVFKEKWQELKKRPFPWYVQLHPLRLMLLSNE; encoded by the coding sequence ATGATTAATTTAGACTTATCTCCTATGTGGATTTCCTTAAAAACAGCAATTACTGCCACTGCGATCGCCTTTTTTCTGGGAATTATTGCTGCACGTTGGATGCTAGGATATCGAGGCAAAGCAAAAAGTGTAATTGAGGGATTTTTGATTGCACCTTTAGTGCTTCCCCCTACCGTAATTGGCTTTCTACTTTTATTACTCTTCGGCAAAAACGGATTTCTCGGACAATTTTTAAAACTATTTAACTTTACGGTTATTTTCACTTGGTACGCTACGGCGATCGCTGCTACGGTGGTTGCCTTTCCTTTGATGTACAAAACTACCCTTGGCGCATTCAAACAAATCGATGAAAATTTTCTTGCTTGTGCCAGAACTTTAGGAGCTTCAGAATGGCGGATTTTCTGGCAAATTATGCTGCCTCTAGCGAAACCTGGGCTAATTGCTGGTGCTTTACTTTCTTTTGCTCGCGCTTTAGGTGAATTCGGTGCAACCTTAATGTTAGCAGGTTCTATTCCTGGTAAAACCCAAACAATTCCGATCGCAATTTTCTTTGCTGCCGAAAGTGGTGCGATGGATGAAGCCTTGTTATGGGTATTAATCATCCTGACAATTTCTTTAGGTGTGATTATTGCCGTTAATTATTGGACAGAAAGTAAAGGGGCAAAGTGGAGCAACGAAGCGTTGAAAAATAAGAAAAGAAGCAAAAAAGATATTTATCGTTCAATAGCTCAAATATTGTCAATTTTAGTTCAAAAACCGTATTTTTGCGCTCGGCAAAGGAGCTATCCTTTACCACAATACCCAATTGAATTAACTGTCGATATTCAAAAACAACTCCGTGACTTTTTTTTAGATGTATCTTTTGCAGCCAATCAAACACCTTTAGGATTATTAGGTGCTTCTGGTGCAGGAAAAAGCACGATTGTCAGATGTATTGCAGGTTTGGAAACTCCAGATCGAGGCAGAATTGTTTTAAATGGTAAAGTTTTATTTGATTCAGAACAAAATGTCAATTTACCACCGCGCGATCGCGCCTGTGGCTTTCTCTTTCAAAATTACGCCCTTTTTCCCCATCTTACTGTAGCTGAAAATATTGCTTTTGGCATTTCCCAAGGTACATCTTCTTCGATCATTAAACAAGAAGTTGCCAAACAATTGCTAGCCTTAGATTTACCAGATCTAGGCAACTGCTATCCAGGCGAACTCTCAGGCGGACAACAACAAAGAGTCGCATTAGCCAGAGCTAAAGCCAGTAAACCTGAAATATTATTACTAGACGAACCTTTTTCCGCTTTAGATACTTATTTGCGCGATAAACAAGAAAAATTACTCCAAAAAACCTTAATTACCTATCAAGGCGTAACTTTGTTTATTACCCATAATCTCGAAGAAGCCTATCGGGTATGTTCCAACCTACTCATAGTAGATGAAGGAAAAACGATCGCTTACGACTCAAAACATAATATCTTTGAACACTCTCCCAATTTCAGAGTAGCTCAATTAACCAATTGTAAAAACTTTTCCCGTGCTGTAGCTATTTCTGGACAAACTATTCAAGCTCTTGATTGGAATTGTACTCTAGAAGTCATTGAACCACCTTCAGCATCTCTAGCTTACCTAGGAATTCGCGCCCATCAAATTCTGTTTGACGATACAAATACTGAAGCCAATACCTTTCCTTGTTGGCTAGCTAGCATTAGCGAAACTCAACACCGAATGACTTTGTATATAAAATTACATCATGCTGCTATTAGCCCTGATGATTATCACCTGCAAGCAGAAGTATTTAAAGAAAAATGGCAGGAACTAAAAAAGCGTCCTTTTCCCTGGTACGTTCAACTACATCCTTTACGTTTGATGCTGTTATCGAACGAATAA
- a CDS encoding circularly permuted type 2 ATP-grasp protein, with the protein MRLNHYGTKDCYDEYILASGESRSEVAPIVDWLQKLASGELQHHQETAQQLLAEKNITFRVGDEERVFPFDLIPRVIPVAQWRNLKKGLQQRAAALNLFCADIYDRQLIVEDGKIPREIINSAANFIPECRGIKPPAGVWCHISGTDLVRDRSGKWYVLEDNLRVPSGVSYTMENRKVMEKLLPQLLKKLAIAPVDDYPQQLRKTLLNSAPNGVSQPNIAILTPGKQSSAYFEHAYLAKQMGVYLIEAEDVVLKDGYLQMLTADGLRRVDVIYRRGNKELFDSLKSIGDYPSGTAAIAALCQQGKLAVANALGTGVADDKVVYAYVPKMIRYYLGEEPILPNVPTYLCWQESDCQYVLEHLDELVVKSASEEGGHGMLIGTKASKSEREAFAQKIKSQPRSYIAQPTIDLSSIPTVFGDRLEGRHTDLRPYIIHQGEEIYVYPGGLTRVAMGSGQLVVNSSQGGGSKDTWVQTE; encoded by the coding sequence ATGAGACTAAATCACTACGGTACAAAAGATTGCTATGACGAATATATTCTGGCTTCAGGAGAATCTCGCTCGGAAGTAGCCCCTATAGTGGATTGGCTACAAAAACTTGCTTCAGGAGAACTTCAGCATCATCAGGAAACTGCCCAACAGCTCTTAGCCGAAAAAAATATCACCTTTCGGGTGGGAGACGAAGAGAGGGTGTTTCCTTTCGATCTGATTCCTCGCGTTATTCCAGTAGCCCAATGGCGCAATCTCAAAAAAGGACTTCAGCAACGCGCTGCGGCGCTTAATCTTTTCTGTGCAGATATTTACGATCGCCAGTTAATCGTCGAAGACGGCAAAATTCCGCGAGAAATTATCAATTCAGCTGCGAACTTTATTCCTGAATGTCGAGGTATTAAACCACCAGCAGGTGTTTGGTGTCATATCAGTGGGACGGATCTGGTGCGCGATCGCTCTGGAAAATGGTATGTCTTAGAAGATAACTTACGAGTTCCTTCAGGAGTATCCTATACCATGGAAAACCGTAAGGTAATGGAAAAATTGCTGCCTCAACTTCTAAAAAAATTAGCGATCGCTCCTGTAGATGATTATCCTCAACAATTGCGCAAAACTTTGCTTAATTCCGCCCCAAATGGAGTTAGCCAGCCTAATATTGCTATTCTTACGCCGGGTAAACAGTCTTCTGCCTATTTTGAACACGCTTATTTAGCCAAACAAATGGGGGTTTATTTGATAGAAGCAGAGGATGTAGTATTAAAAGATGGCTATCTACAAATGCTTACCGCGGATGGACTACGACGAGTTGATGTTATCTACCGACGGGGAAATAAAGAACTGTTTGATTCTTTGAAGTCGATCGGCGATTATCCTTCTGGCACTGCTGCGATCGCCGCTCTCTGTCAGCAAGGTAAACTCGCTGTAGCTAATGCTTTGGGTACAGGGGTAGCAGACGATAAAGTTGTATATGCTTATGTTCCAAAAATGATTCGTTACTATTTAGGTGAAGAACCAATTTTGCCTAACGTCCCTACCTATTTATGTTGGCAGGAGTCAGATTGCCAGTATGTTCTCGAACATCTTGATGAGTTGGTGGTCAAATCAGCCAGTGAAGAAGGGGGACATGGAATGTTGATTGGAACTAAAGCCAGTAAATCTGAACGAGAAGCGTTTGCTCAAAAAATTAAATCCCAACCTCGAAGCTATATAGCGCAACCAACAATTGATCTTTCTAGCATTCCTACCGTGTTCGGCGATCGCTTAGAAGGGCGACATACAGATTTACGTCCTTACATTATCCATCAAGGAGAAGAGATTTATGTCTATCCTGGTGGACTGACGCGGGTTGCAATGGGGTCAGGACAATTAGTGGTTAACTCTTCTCAGGGTGGTGGTAGTAAAGATACTTGGGTACAGACTGAATAA
- a CDS encoding histidine kinase, producing the protein MSDSRKDRIIADLQQAKQTGELKTEKIREIIKNAIAEAVKEVKLGRSEITSLVQDAIAAVTETAKETGGEIKEEVTASIQGAIDGISEARRQKIAQTQSEITTLEAQVVSQEQELQQEIDEALAEVETKSEVQTDSVREAIAEAMINIGNSEEFAILQKHYARLKAQTAVLQANLASRYGEQYEEVGKYLEDAKVWYGKAKEDPEVFTEPVKRKRAEFEEKLGATGGAAARKEKQVKQLLKELWKEIREIFHEKTAK; encoded by the coding sequence ATGTCAGACTCAAGGAAAGATAGAATTATTGCCGATCTGCAACAGGCAAAACAGACTGGGGAATTAAAAACCGAGAAGATCCGCGAAATTATCAAAAATGCGATCGCCGAAGCTGTCAAAGAAGTTAAATTGGGTAGGAGCGAAATAACTAGCTTAGTCCAAGATGCGATCGCTGCCGTTACCGAAACGGCTAAAGAAACAGGTGGTGAAATAAAAGAAGAAGTTACGGCTTCTATTCAGGGTGCAATCGACGGTATCAGCGAAGCCAGAAGACAAAAAATTGCTCAAACTCAATCAGAAATAACCACTCTCGAAGCTCAAGTAGTATCACAAGAGCAAGAATTACAGCAGGAAATCGACGAAGCTTTAGCAGAAGTTGAAACTAAAAGCGAGGTTCAGACTGATAGTGTCAGAGAAGCGATCGCTGAAGCAATGATTAACATCGGCAATAGCGAAGAGTTTGCCATTCTGCAAAAACATTATGCACGTCTAAAAGCCCAAACTGCGGTATTACAGGCCAATTTAGCCAGCCGTTATGGTGAACAATACGAAGAAGTAGGCAAATATCTAGAAGATGCTAAAGTTTGGTACGGCAAAGCTAAAGAAGATCCAGAAGTCTTTACCGAACCCGTCAAACGTAAAAGAGCCGAATTCGAGGAAAAGCTAGGCGCAACTGGCGGTGCAGCCGCTCGCAAAGAAAAACAGGTAAAACAACTCTTAAAAGAGCTTTGGAAAGAAATTAGAGAAATATTTCACGAAAAAACAGCTAAATAA